In Syntrophorhabdus sp., a genomic segment contains:
- a CDS encoding helix-turn-helix domain-containing protein: MTVRMASGQVLEGRRWLSLAEAARYVSLSDKTLMKYVNAGVIYGTRKGGKWLIDRASIDTWLEEDKIKLLNLVNRRRAVR; this comes from the coding sequence GTGACCGTAAGAATGGCATCGGGACAGGTGTTAGAAGGGCGCAGGTGGCTTTCGCTCGCCGAAGCCGCCCGATATGTCAGCCTCTCAGACAAGACCCTCATGAAATACGTGAACGCCGGCGTGATCTATGGAACCCGCAAAGGGGGGAAGTGGCTGATAGACCGGGCGTCGATCGACACGTGGCTCGAGGAAGACAAGATCAAGCTGTTGAACCTTGTCAACCGGAGGAGGGCGGTTCGTTGA